The following are encoded together in the Arthrobacter sp. Y-9 genome:
- a CDS encoding ABC-F family ATP-binding cassette domain-containing protein yields the protein MISVQDLELRAGARLLMDQVTFRIDKGDKIGLVGRNGAGKTTLTRVLAGEGVPAGGTVTRAGEIGYLPQDPRTPDMEQLARDRILSARGLDVITRKLKKAQEEMASEDEAVHRKAMNRYDRLEAEFLAGGGYAAESEAATISANLALPERILNQPLKTLSGGQRRRVELARILFSGADTMLLDEPTNHLDADSIAWLRDFLKSHQGGLIVISHDVELLEATVNKVYHLDANRSTIDYYNMGWKRYLQQRETDERARRRERANAEKKASVLLDQANKMRAKASKATAAQNMIKRAERMLGGLEDVRAADRVAALRFPEPAPCGKTPLTAEGLSKSYGSLEIFTDVDLAIDRGSRVVVLGLNGAGKTTLLRMLAGVDAPDTGEVIAGHGLKIGYYAQEHETLDHDRTVLENMRSAAPQHMTDTEVRSILGSFLFVGDDVDKPAGVLSGGEKTRLALATIVASSANVLLLDEPTNNLDPASRAEILGALANYQGAVVLVSHDEGAVEALNPERVVLLPDGVEDLWNADYLDLITLA from the coding sequence GTGATCAGCGTCCAAGACCTCGAATTGCGCGCTGGCGCGCGCCTGCTCATGGACCAGGTGACATTCCGCATCGACAAGGGTGACAAGATCGGTCTGGTCGGCCGCAATGGCGCCGGCAAGACCACCCTGACCCGCGTCCTCGCAGGCGAGGGTGTTCCGGCCGGTGGCACCGTGACGAGGGCCGGGGAGATCGGCTACTTGCCGCAGGATCCCCGCACGCCGGACATGGAGCAGCTCGCCCGGGACCGGATCCTCTCCGCCCGTGGCCTGGATGTCATCACGCGCAAGCTCAAGAAGGCGCAGGAGGAGATGGCCAGCGAGGACGAGGCCGTGCACCGCAAGGCCATGAACCGCTACGACCGTCTGGAAGCCGAGTTCCTGGCCGGCGGTGGATACGCCGCCGAGTCCGAGGCCGCCACGATCTCCGCGAACCTGGCCCTGCCCGAGCGCATCCTCAACCAGCCGCTCAAGACGCTCTCCGGTGGTCAGCGCCGTCGCGTGGAGCTGGCGCGCATCCTGTTCTCCGGGGCGGACACCATGCTGCTGGATGAGCCCACCAACCACCTCGACGCCGACTCGATCGCCTGGCTGCGGGACTTCCTCAAGAGCCATCAGGGCGGCCTGATCGTGATCAGCCACGATGTGGAGCTCCTCGAGGCGACCGTCAACAAGGTCTACCACCTCGATGCGAACCGCTCGACGATCGACTACTACAACATGGGCTGGAAGCGTTACCTCCAGCAGCGCGAGACGGACGAGCGTGCCCGCCGTCGTGAGCGTGCGAATGCCGAGAAGAAGGCCTCCGTCCTGCTCGATCAGGCCAACAAGATGCGCGCCAAGGCCTCCAAGGCCACGGCCGCGCAGAACATGATCAAGCGCGCCGAGCGGATGCTGGGCGGCCTGGAGGACGTGCGCGCCGCGGACCGCGTGGCCGCGCTGCGCTTCCCGGAGCCCGCGCCCTGCGGCAAGACCCCGCTGACCGCGGAGGGTCTGAGCAAGTCCTACGGCTCGCTCGAGATCTTCACGGACGTGGACCTGGCCATCGACCGCGGCTCCCGCGTCGTGGTGCTCGGCCTCAACGGCGCCGGCAAGACGACGCTGCTGCGCATGCTCGCGGGCGTCGACGCGCCGGACACGGGCGAGGTCATCGCCGGCCACGGGCTCAAGATCGGCTACTACGCCCAGGAGCACGAGACGCTCGACCACGACCGGACGGTCCTCGAGAACATGCGCTCCGCGGCTCCCCAGCACATGACCGACACCGAGGTGCGCAGCATCCTCGGCTCGTTCCTGTTCGTGGGTGACGACGTCGACAAGCCGGCCGGTGTTCTCTCCGGTGGCGAGAAGACGCGTCTGGCCCTGGCGACCATCGTGGCGTCCAGCGCCAACGTGCTGCTGCTCGATGAGCCCACCAACAACCTGGACCCGGCCAGCCGCGCCGAGATCCTCGGCGCCCTCGCCAACTACCAGGGCGCCGTCGTGCTGGTCTCGCACGATGAGGGCGCGGTCGAGGCTCTCAACCCGGAGCGCGTCGTGCTGCTCCCGGACGGTGTCGAGGACCTCTGGAACGCGGACTACCTGGACCTGATCACGCTCGCCTGA
- a CDS encoding DUF3099 domain-containing protein, translated as MTNQQGGGRHPRSAQNAEVVSITDAGAAHSDEIRSRMIKYAVAMGIRMVCLGLLFVLDGWFKLIAVAGAVFLPWFAVIIANGGDKAETPSDHLIGTPLQAALPAEATEPGDGIPDGAGSSPGEDGDAGLIIQGEIVEQDPSAGPSAQRKPHPGDAA; from the coding sequence GTGACGAATCAGCAAGGCGGAGGCCGGCATCCCCGGTCGGCCCAGAACGCCGAGGTCGTGAGCATCACCGACGCCGGTGCCGCGCATTCTGATGAGATCCGCTCCCGGATGATCAAGTACGCCGTCGCCATGGGCATCCGCATGGTCTGCCTCGGGCTCCTGTTCGTGCTGGACGGCTGGTTCAAGCTCATCGCCGTGGCCGGCGCCGTCTTCCTTCCGTGGTTCGCGGTGATCATCGCCAATGGCGGCGACAAGGCGGAAACCCCCAGCGACCACCTGATCGGCACACCCCTGCAGGCCGCCCTCCCGGCCGAAGCCACGGAACCCGGCGACGGCATCCCGGACGGCGCAGGCAGCTCCCCGGGCGAGGACGGGGACGCGGGCCTGATCATCCAGGGCGAGATCGTCGAGCAGGACCCATCGGCCGGACCGTCCGCCCAGCGCAAGCCGCATCCGGGGGACGCCGCATGA
- a CDS encoding GNAT family protein: MEGVTLTTERLILRCPSVADVDRVLSICEDPEIVAFTTVPHPYRLEDAKAFVTEIIPAGWASGTGLAWGIYAKDHNELLGLVSLSRIEAGSAELGYWLDSEVRGQGLMTEAAARVVDYAFAPAPDGLHLRRLGWEAVADNVASAGVARKLGFRWEGLRREAADRLGTIYDLSYAGLLRSDDRSGFNPWPARPEAA; this comes from the coding sequence ATGGAGGGCGTGACCCTGACGACAGAACGCCTGATCCTCCGTTGCCCGTCGGTGGCGGACGTGGATCGGGTTCTGTCGATCTGCGAGGACCCCGAGATCGTCGCTTTCACCACGGTGCCGCATCCCTACCGGCTCGAAGACGCCAAGGCGTTCGTCACGGAGATCATCCCTGCGGGATGGGCGTCGGGAACCGGACTGGCGTGGGGGATCTACGCCAAGGACCATAACGAATTACTGGGCCTGGTCTCGCTGTCACGGATCGAGGCGGGATCTGCCGAACTCGGGTATTGGCTTGATTCCGAGGTGCGTGGCCAGGGCTTGATGACGGAAGCCGCGGCCCGGGTGGTCGACTACGCCTTCGCACCCGCACCCGACGGTCTGCACCTGCGGCGTCTGGGGTGGGAAGCGGTTGCCGACAACGTGGCGTCCGCGGGCGTCGCCCGAAAGCTCGGATTCCGGTGGGAGGGCCTCCGCCGTGAAGCGGCCGACCGGCTCGGAACCATCTACGACCTGAGCTACGCCGGTCTCCTGCGGTCAGATGACAGGTCGGGCTTCAATCCCTGGCCCGCGCGCCCTGAGGCTGCCTGA
- a CDS encoding SURF1 family protein, whose translation MYRFLFSRRWMGYFVLAIVFAIACVLLGRWQMDRRAETQANINRIVTNYNSAPVAFSEAKPLFEHMDTAREWSQVKLHGTYLPQDQLIVRNRTLNGQPGYQVLVPFRVDSGDTVIVDRGFLPIGNKENGRPDSIPDAPRGDVTVVVRLRPSEPALDRGAPSGQIASIDLNQYAGQVKYPLLTGAYGRMASESPAPAVAPMQLPMPATDEGTHLSYSLQWFAFGVLMILGFGYAARQQAKNDALDAEDAELARAAAAAGETPDDGGPGTGEPGAESATGAGAVPPSSHTAAKYWRQNRKKAERKTAERRAAGRRSAEDEEDAILDAQGFK comes from the coding sequence ATGTACCGTTTCCTCTTCTCCCGACGCTGGATGGGGTACTTCGTCCTGGCCATCGTCTTCGCGATCGCCTGTGTGCTCCTGGGCCGCTGGCAGATGGACCGCCGGGCCGAGACCCAGGCCAACATCAACCGGATCGTCACCAACTACAACTCCGCTCCGGTCGCCTTCAGCGAGGCGAAGCCGCTGTTCGAGCACATGGACACCGCCCGCGAGTGGTCGCAGGTGAAACTCCACGGAACTTACCTGCCGCAGGACCAGCTGATCGTGCGGAACCGGACGCTCAACGGGCAGCCCGGGTATCAGGTGCTGGTGCCGTTCCGGGTCGATTCCGGAGACACCGTGATCGTGGACCGCGGCTTCCTCCCCATCGGGAACAAGGAGAACGGACGGCCGGACTCGATTCCCGACGCACCCCGCGGCGACGTGACCGTGGTCGTGCGGCTGCGGCCGTCGGAGCCGGCCCTGGACCGCGGCGCACCGTCCGGCCAGATCGCCTCGATCGACCTCAACCAGTACGCAGGCCAGGTGAAGTACCCCCTGCTCACGGGCGCCTACGGCCGTATGGCGTCGGAGTCCCCCGCCCCCGCCGTGGCCCCGATGCAGCTCCCGATGCCCGCCACGGACGAGGGCACGCACCTCTCGTACTCACTCCAGTGGTTCGCCTTCGGCGTGCTCATGATCCTCGGCTTCGGCTATGCGGCCCGTCAGCAGGCCAAGAACGACGCCCTGGATGCGGAGGACGCCGAGCTCGCGCGAGCCGCCGCGGCGGCCGGTGAGACGCCCGACGACGGCGGCCCGGGCACCGGCGAGCCCGGCGCGGAGTCCGCGACAGGCGCCGGCGCCGTGCCGCCGTCGTCGCACACCGCCGCGAAGTACTGGCGTCAGAACCGTAAGAAGGCCGAGCGCAAGACCGCCGAGCGCCGTGCCGCGGGACGCCGCAGCGCCGAGGACGAGGAAGACGCGATCCTCGACGCGCAGGGTTTCAAGTAA